The following coding sequences lie in one Isoptericola variabilis 225 genomic window:
- a CDS encoding helix-turn-helix transcriptional regulator, which translates to MAISTSRDLGTREPRRPTPPAAGAAAPSIPLEAEPDALTIGRRIRHLRTQRGMTLEDLATAIGRAPSQVSMLENGRREPTFSRLQAVARALDASVEDLLSPEPPSRRDALEIELERVQRGPLFSVLGIRPVRVGKSLPTDALEAIVALQRELERLHRERAATPEEARRANTELRADMRAQDNYFPDLEIAARGLLDDVGHTRGPLPQRAAGELAAHLGFTIHYVPDVPHSVRAVIDQRHRRVYLPSNGIRGRSDARSALLQALASHVLEHAEPRDYREFLRQRVEANYLCAALLVPERDAVKHLREAKEARAISLEDLRDAFAVSYETAAHRFTNLATRHLGIGVHFMKVHESGAIHKAYENDGVRFPADALGTVEGQYVCRHWTARVVFGIEDRLSPYYQYTDTPTGTYWCTSRVSDTPEGRFSVSVGVPFSQVKWFLGRETTARATSRCPDESCCRQPAEPLRQRWAGHAFPSARPHASMLAAMPSGAFPGVDTTEVYEFLERHAPSS; encoded by the coding sequence ATGGCTATCTCGACATCGAGAGATCTCGGTACCCGGGAACCGCGCCGGCCGACGCCGCCCGCGGCCGGTGCGGCCGCGCCGTCGATCCCGCTCGAGGCCGAGCCGGACGCGCTCACGATCGGTCGCCGGATCCGGCATCTGCGCACGCAGCGCGGCATGACGCTCGAGGACCTCGCCACCGCGATCGGGCGGGCTCCCTCGCAGGTGTCGATGCTCGAGAACGGCCGGCGCGAGCCCACGTTCAGCCGGCTCCAGGCGGTCGCCCGCGCCCTCGACGCGAGCGTCGAGGACCTCCTGTCGCCCGAGCCGCCGTCGCGCCGGGACGCGCTCGAGATCGAGCTGGAACGCGTGCAAAGAGGCCCGCTCTTCTCCGTGCTCGGCATCCGTCCCGTGCGGGTCGGCAAGTCGCTCCCGACCGACGCGCTCGAGGCGATCGTCGCGCTCCAGCGCGAGCTCGAGCGGCTGCACCGCGAGCGGGCCGCGACGCCCGAGGAGGCGCGACGGGCCAACACCGAGCTGCGCGCCGACATGCGCGCGCAGGACAACTACTTCCCCGACCTCGAGATCGCCGCGCGCGGCCTGCTCGACGACGTCGGGCACACGCGCGGCCCGCTGCCGCAGCGCGCCGCCGGGGAGCTCGCCGCCCACCTCGGCTTCACGATCCACTACGTGCCCGACGTGCCGCACTCGGTGCGTGCCGTCATCGACCAGCGGCACCGCCGGGTGTACCTGCCGAGCAACGGGATCCGCGGGCGGTCCGACGCCCGGTCGGCGCTGCTCCAGGCGCTCGCGTCGCACGTGCTCGAGCACGCGGAGCCGCGTGACTACCGCGAGTTCCTGCGGCAGCGTGTCGAGGCCAACTACCTGTGCGCCGCGCTGCTCGTGCCCGAGCGCGACGCCGTCAAGCACCTGCGCGAGGCCAAGGAGGCGCGCGCCATCTCGCTCGAGGACCTGCGCGACGCGTTCGCCGTCTCCTACGAGACCGCCGCGCACCGGTTCACCAACCTCGCGACGCGGCACCTCGGCATCGGCGTGCACTTCATGAAGGTCCACGAGTCCGGGGCGATCCACAAGGCGTACGAGAACGACGGCGTGCGCTTCCCCGCGGACGCGCTCGGCACGGTCGAGGGGCAGTACGTGTGCCGGCACTGGACCGCGCGCGTCGTGTTCGGCATCGAGGACCGGCTCAGCCCGTACTACCAGTACACGGACACGCCCACCGGGACGTACTGGTGCACCTCGCGGGTCTCCGACACCCCGGAGGGCCGCTTCTCGGTGAGCGTGGGAGTGCCGTTCTCCCAGGTCAAGTGGTTCCTCGGGCGTGAGACGACGGCGCGCGCGACGTCGCGCTGCCCCGACGAGTCGTGCTGCCGGCAGCCCGCCGAGCCGCTGCGGCAGCGCTGGGCCGGGCACGCGTTCCCGAGCGCGCGCCCGCACGCGTCGATGCTCGCGGCGATGCCGTCGGGCGCGTTCCCCGGCGTCGACACCACCGAGGTGTACGAGTTCCTCGAGCGCCACGCGCCGTCGTCGTGA